In the Oryzias latipes chromosome 23, ASM223467v1 genome, one interval contains:
- the LOC101173755 gene encoding zinc finger protein aebp2-like, which produces MADGALRPELHSTPNGPGSSSGTCAAVPVSEPSDGEGRPRVSSARCPGEDKGGQNPPGCQPTEPANGEEPGAQPPEPRGGSRARAGLCYRVEGARVPEGEQRAPRRCIESAEGHERGSESQTGTELGSLDRESPCRVDSEDSISSTLMDMESTASSGRSTPAMLSSHDGGVTAAASAVAGGKSLSYTCFWDECQLLFSSSPDLAEHIRASHVDRQRGGVFVCLWKGCKVYNTPSTSQSWLQRHMLSHSGDKPFKCVVGGCSATFASQGGLARHVPTHFSSQGSSKASSQGRTKEESPSKAGHKKRKLRNKYRRSLPRPHDFFDAQTMDAIRHRAICLNLATHIESLGNGNSVVFHSRVIARRKEASGKVKLLLHWTPEDILPDVWVNENDQLQMKTKVVHLSKLPADTAVLLDPTLYRMFL; this is translated from the exons ATGGCTGACGGGGCCCTCAGACCCGAACTTCATTCAACTCCGAACGGACCCGGTTCTTCATCAGGAACTTGCGCGGCTGTGCCGGTGTCTGAACCGAGCGACGGCGAGGGAAGACCACGCGTGAGCAGCGCGCGGTGCCCGGGTGAGGACAAGGGCGGCCAAAACCCGCCTGGTTGTCAGCCCACCGAACCTGCGAATGGAGAAGAACCCGGCGCTCAACCCCCTGAGCCCCGTGGGGGGAGCCGGGCTCGGGCGGGCTTGTGTTACCGCGTGGAGGGCGCGCGGGTGCCTGAAGGAGAACAAAGAGCACCTAGAAGGTGTATCGAATCCGCGGAAGGGCACGAGCGCGGTTCCGAAAGCCAGACTGGCACCGAGCTGGGGTCACTGGACAGGGAGTCGCCCTGCCGAGTGGATTCTGAAGACAG TATCAGCTCCACCTTGATGGACATGGAAAGCACTGCGTCCAGCGGGCGCTCCACCCCTGCCATGCTCAGTAGCCATGATGGGGGAGTGACGGCAGCGGCTTCAGCAGTGGCAGGCGGAAAGTCCCTGAGCTACACCTGCTTCTGGGATGAATGCCAGCTGCTGTTCTCCAGCAGCCCAGACCTGGCAGAGCACATCCGAGCTTCCCATGTGGACCGACAGAGAGGGGGG GTGTTCGTGTGTCTGTGGAAGGGGTGTAAGGTATACAACACCCCGTCCACCAGTCAGAGCTGGCTCCAGAGGCACATGCTGAGCCACAGCGGAGACAAGCCCTTTAAG TGTGTAGTGGGGGGGTGCAGTGCCACATTTGCCTCACAGGGGGGGCTTGCCCGCCACGTACCCACCCACTTCAGCTCCCAGGGCTCCTCCAAAGCATCCAGTCAAGGCAGAACAAAGGAGGAATCTCCGTCCAAGGCCGGCCACAAGAAGAGAAAGCTCAGGAACAAATATAGGCGCTCCCTCC CGAGACCTCACGACTTCTTTGATGCTCAGACAATGGACGCCATCCGCCACCGAGCCATCTGCCTTAACCTGGCGACGCACATTGAGAGCCTGGGCAACGGAAACAGTGTGGTGTTCCACAGCAGG GTCATTGCCAGAAGGAAGGAGGCCTCTGGGAAAGTGAAGTTGCTGTTGCACTGGACACCTGAAGACAT ACTGCCAGATGTTTGGGTGAACGAAAATGACCAACTGCAAATGAAGACCAAAGTGGTTCACCTGTCCAAGCTGCCCGCTGACACAGCAGTGCTCCTGGACCCCACCCTCTACAG GATGTTCTTATGA